The proteins below are encoded in one region of Fibrella aestuarina BUZ 2:
- a CDS encoding SRPBCC family protein, with product MNNNLRFDFTVDKSQKTVVINREFAAELPLVWDAFTKPELLDQWVAPRPWSSRTKYMDFKVGGRRFYAMVSPEGQARWSIQEYTSISPKTNYKMYNTFADEHENPELPGSEWDTTFSEQNGITTVRIVIKNESLTRMEQMIEMGFEIGFKMSIDNLEQLLADLSKQPTKAS from the coding sequence ATGAACAACAACTTGCGCTTCGACTTTACCGTCGACAAATCACAGAAAACGGTAGTCATCAACCGGGAATTTGCGGCCGAACTGCCGCTGGTTTGGGATGCGTTTACCAAACCCGAACTACTGGATCAGTGGGTTGCGCCCAGGCCCTGGTCATCCAGGACCAAGTACATGGATTTTAAGGTCGGTGGCCGCCGGTTCTACGCGATGGTGAGCCCCGAAGGACAGGCGCGCTGGTCGATTCAGGAATACACGTCGATCAGTCCGAAGACCAATTACAAGATGTACAATACGTTTGCCGACGAACACGAAAATCCCGAACTGCCCGGTTCGGAATGGGATACGACGTTCAGCGAGCAAAACGGCATCACCACCGTGCGGATCGTTATCAAAAACGAATCACTGACCCGCATGGAGCAAATGATTGAGATGGGCTTCGAAATCGGCTTCAAGATGTCGATCGATAACCTGGAACAACTACTGGCCGACTTGTCTAAACAGCCGACTAAAGCCTCCTGA
- a CDS encoding ArsR/SmtB family transcription factor, translating into MRRDIFQAIADPTRRAIIALIALQAMTPNAIADHFNTTRQAVSKHLRILTECELVKQAPQGREIYYSLEIDKLKEVDNWLAQYRTIWETRFNQLDEVLSMIKQQNQ; encoded by the coding sequence ATGCGAAGAGACATTTTTCAGGCCATCGCCGACCCGACGAGGCGGGCCATTATCGCCCTGATCGCCTTACAGGCCATGACCCCGAACGCCATTGCCGACCACTTCAACACAACCCGGCAGGCCGTGTCGAAACACCTGCGCATTCTCACGGAATGCGAACTGGTCAAGCAAGCCCCGCAGGGCCGGGAGATTTATTACTCGCTGGAGATCGACAAACTGAAAGAAGTAGACAACTGGCTGGCCCAATACCGAACCATTTGGGAAACCCGGTTCAATCAACTTGACGAGGTATTATCCATGATTAAACAACAGAACCAATGA
- a CDS encoding Gfo/Idh/MocA family protein, translating into MATYSRRSFINNLGLGIGASTLAPTLVAATFDKPEPARKLNIAICGLGRYANVLKSGLADSRYCRLNGVITGTPAKAAQWKAEFGLPDKNIYSYDQLDQLANNPDIDLVYITLPNGLHKDYTLRVAKAGKHVIVEKPMALTERDCREMIDACQRAGVQLAVGYRLHYEPHHIELKRLGQEKVFGQVRWIEASLGYRLAGIAAADWHLSKVLAGGGPLMNLGVYCVQAGRYVLGEEPIAVTAQYGPVTMPDRFKEVEENIMWQLYFPSGAICTSATTANSNIDRFFASADEGTFELSPALSYGPFAGKTSRGVFNFPVINQQAAQLDDIASHILSNKPLPSHISGDEGRKDMRVIEGIYRAANTGKKVLLG; encoded by the coding sequence ATGGCTACCTACTCCCGACGTTCATTCATCAACAACCTCGGCCTGGGCATTGGCGCCTCGACGCTCGCCCCCACCCTCGTGGCTGCTACCTTCGACAAACCCGAACCCGCCCGGAAACTGAACATCGCGATCTGCGGCCTGGGCCGGTACGCCAACGTGCTGAAAAGCGGACTGGCCGACTCGCGCTATTGTCGGCTCAACGGCGTGATCACGGGTACACCGGCCAAAGCGGCGCAGTGGAAAGCCGAGTTTGGCCTGCCCGACAAGAACATTTATTCGTATGACCAGTTGGACCAGCTGGCCAACAACCCGGACATCGATCTGGTCTACATCACCCTGCCCAACGGCCTGCACAAGGACTACACGCTGCGGGTGGCGAAGGCGGGCAAACATGTGATTGTCGAGAAGCCGATGGCCCTTACCGAACGCGACTGCCGGGAAATGATCGACGCCTGCCAGCGGGCGGGTGTGCAACTGGCGGTTGGCTACCGGCTGCACTACGAGCCGCACCACATCGAACTCAAGCGGCTGGGGCAGGAAAAGGTCTTCGGTCAGGTACGTTGGATCGAAGCGTCGTTGGGCTACCGGCTCGCGGGCATCGCCGCCGCCGATTGGCATCTGAGCAAAGTGCTGGCAGGTGGCGGCCCGCTGATGAACCTGGGCGTCTATTGCGTGCAGGCTGGCCGGTACGTGCTGGGCGAGGAACCTATTGCGGTAACGGCGCAGTATGGCCCGGTGACGATGCCCGACCGGTTCAAGGAAGTGGAGGAGAACATCATGTGGCAACTGTACTTCCCGAGTGGGGCCATCTGCACCTCGGCCACCACCGCCAACAGCAACATCGACCGCTTCTTCGCCTCGGCCGACGAGGGTACGTTTGAGCTGAGCCCGGCCCTGAGTTACGGCCCCTTTGCGGGAAAAACGAGCCGGGGCGTGTTCAATTTCCCGGTCATCAACCAGCAAGCCGCCCAACTCGACGACATCGCCAGCCATATCCTGAGCAACAAACCGCTGCCATCGCACATTTCGGGCGACGAAGGCCGCAAAGACATGCGCGTCATCGAAGGCATTTATCGAGCCGCCAACACCGGCAAGAAAGTGCTCCTCGGCTAG